Below is a window of Streptomyces genisteinicus DNA.
ACTGAGCAGCGGACGGACGAAAAGGACCATGGGAATGAGTGACAGCAGCCTCCGTCTGGTGTGGGTCTACCCCGACCTGCTCAGCACCTACGGCGACCAGGGCAACGCCCTCGTCGTGGAGCGCCGCGCGCGGCAGCGCGGGCTCGACGTGATGCGGATCGACGTGCGCAGCGACCAGCCGGTGCCGACCTCCGGCGACATCTACCTGATCGGCGGCGGCGAGGACCGGCCGCAGCGGCTCGCGGCGGAGCGGCTGCGCCGCGACGGCGGGCTGAGCCGTGCGGCGTCGAACGGCGCGATCATCTTCTCGGTGTGCGCCGGGTACCAGATCCTCGGCCACGAGTTCATCAACGACCTCGGCGAGCGGGAGCCGGGCCTCGGGCTGATCGACGTGATCTCCACCCGCGGCGAGGGCGAGCGCTGCGTGGGCGACGTGCTCGCGGACATCGACCCGCAGTTCGGCCTGCCGCAGCTCACCGGCTTCGAGAACCACCAGGGCATCACCCACCTCGGCCCGACCGCGCGCCCGTTCGCGCGGACGGTGATCGGGCGGGGCAACGGGACCGGCGACGGCACCGAAGGCGCCTACAACGACACGGTGTTCGGGACGTACATGCACGGTCCCGTGATGGCCCGCAACCCGCAGATCGCGGACCTGCTGCTGAAGCTGGCCCTCGACGTGAACGCCCTGCCGCCGACCGACGACCGCTGGTACGAGGCGCTGCGCGCGGAGCGGATCGCCTCGGCGACCCAGCCGGTCTGACCCGTCCGGCCCTCCCCCGGGCCGCCTCGGCACCCTCCTCGGACACCGCCCACGGGCGGTGTCCGAGGTGCGTCCGGGGCTTGTTCCGGAGCCCAGACGAGAGGCCTCCCCGCTCAGCCGAGCACCCATATCCGCGGCCCCTCGCTCACCTGAGCGAGGGGCCGTTTCGCCGGTCCCACCAGGCGGACGCCGGTTTAGGAACGGGCCCCGAGCGCCGGTAGGGTGACAGGGATCCAACCGGACGACGTGGTCCGGGAGTCGGCCCACGTAGTAAAGGTTTCCGGGCTATGCGCATTGGTGTGCTCACCTCCGGCGGCGACTGCCCCGGTCTGAACGCCGTCATCCGTTCCGTCGTGCACCGTGCCGTCGTCGACCACGGCGACGAGGTCATCGGGTTCCACGACGGCTGGAAGGGCCTCCTGGAGTGCGACTACCGCAAGCTCGACCTCGACGCGGTGTCCGGCATCCTGGCGCGCGGCGGCACGATCCTCGGATCCTCGCGGGTGCAGCCCGCCCACCTGGTCGACGGCGTCGAGCGGGCCAGGGGGCACGTGGCCGACCTCGGCCTCGACGCGATCATCCCGATCGGCGGCGAGGGCACCCTCAAGGCCGCGACCCTGCTGTCCGACGCGGGCCTGCCCATCGTCGGCGTGCCGAAGACGATCGACAACGACATCGCGTCGACGGACGTCACCTTCGGCTTCGACACGGCCGTCGGTGTCGCCACCGAGGCGCTCGACCGCCTGAAGACCACCGCCGAGTCCCACCAGCGGGTGCTGATCGTCGAGGTCATGGGCCGTCACACCGGCTGGATCGCGCTGCACTCGGGCATGGCCGCGGGCGCCCACGCGATCGTCGTGCCGGAGCGGCCGTTCGACATAGAGGAACTGACCGCCCGGGTCGGCGAGCGCTTCTCCAAGGGGAAGAAGTTCGCCATCGTGGTCGTCGCCGAGGGCGCCAAGCCCCGTGAGGGCTCGATGCAGTGGGACGAGGGCGGCAAGGACATCTACGGCCACGAGCGCTTCGCCGGCGTGGCCCGGCAGCTGTCCATCGAGCTGGAGCACCGGCTCGGCAAGGAGGCCCGCCCGGTCATCCTCGGCCATGTGCAGCGCGGCGGTACGCCGACCGCCTACGACCGGGTGCTGGCGACCCGCTTCGGCTGGCACGCCGTCGAGGCCGTGCACCGGGGCGAGTTCGGCATGCTCACCGCGCTGCGGGGCACCGACATCACCATGGTGCCGCTGGCCGAGGCCACCCAGACGCTGAAGACGGTCCCGGCCGACCGCTACGCCGAGGCGGAGTGCGTGCTCTGACCCGGGCAGCCGTCCGACGATGTGCCCCCGGCCGCGAGAGCGGCCGGGGGCACATCTAGTCTGGTCCGGACAACAGGCACGAATCGGGTTCCCCGGGAGTACGCAGATGGACCACAGCGGGCACGGCATGACCATGGATCTGCCGCCGTTCACGCTGGGACGGGGGCTGGCCTTCTCGCCCGACCCCTACTTCCTCGCCGGCTGCCTGCTGGCGCTCGGGCTGTACGCGTGGGGTGTCGTGCGGCTCCGCCGGCGCGGCGACGCCTGGCCGGTGAGCCGGACCGTGCTGTTCACCGCCGGTGTGCTGAGCGTGGCGCTGGTGACCTGCACCGGGCTGAACGACTACGGCATGGTCATGTTCAGCGTGCACATGGTCCAGCACATGGTGATCAGCATGCTCTCCCCGATCGTGCTGCTGCTGGGCGCCCCGATCACCCTCGCGCTGCGGGCTCTGCCGGTCGCGGGCCGCGGCCGCACCGGGCCGCGCGAGCTGCTCCTGAAGCTGCTGCACAGCCGCTACATGCGCGTCGTCACGCACCCCGTGTTCACCATCCCGCTCTTCATCGCGAGCCTGTACGGGCTGTACTTCACGCCGCTGTTCGACTTCCTGATGGGCTCGAAGCCGGGGCACGTCGCGATGATGCTCCACTTCCTCGCCGTCGGCCTGGTCTTCTTCTGGCCGATCATGGGCGTGGACCCGGGACCGCACCGGCCCGGGTACGTGATGCGGATGCTGGAGCTCTTCGCCGGCATGCCGTTCCACGCCTTCTTCGGCATCGCGCTGATGATGGCGAGCGAGCCGATGGTGCAGTCCTACGCGAACCCGCCCGCGTCGCTGGGCATCGACGCCCTCTCCGACCAGAACGCGGCCGGCGGCATCGCCTGGGCGTTCAGCGAGATCCCCTCGGTGCTGGTGCTCATCGCGCTCGTCTTCCAGTGGTACCGCTCCGAGCAGCGGGTCGCCAAGCGCCGCGACCGCGCCGCCGACCGGGACGGGGACAAGGAGCTGGAGGCGTACAACGCGTACCTCGCCTCGCTCCAGGCGCGCGGCGGCCGCTGACGCCGGCGGCCCGGGAAGCGCCGGGGACGCCCGGGGAGCAGCGCCGGGGACCTCCGGGGAGTAGCGCCGGGGACCTTCGGGGGGCGACCATGGTTCCGACGGTTCCCGCCGTCGGAGGAGGGCGCAGATGTCCAGTTCCACGAAGACGATGGGAGTGCTGACCGTCGGGGCCCTGGTGCTCGTGACGGCCTACACCGCGGCACTCGGCAGCAACGGATGGCTGTGGTTCGGCTGGGTCGTGCTCGGCCTGGCGACGATCGGCGTGGTGTCCTCGCGCCGCACGTGAGCGCGGCGGTCCCGCCCGCCCGCGGCGGGACCACAAACGCGGCGCGCGGTCAGAAGCGGAACAGCGCGCCGGTGGCCGTCGACAGCTCGCAGGCGTTGGCGAAGGTCTTGTGCCAGGCGGTCGGCCTGCCGCGCCACGCGCCGGTGGCACTCACCGTCACCGGGTCGTACTGCTTCGTGCACGGATGCGGGTCGCCCGGCAGCCGGTCCAGGTCGCCACGGGCCTCGTCGAGGGCCCCGCAGGCGCCGGCGGCGTCCGGGTGCGGGCCGCTGGGCTGCGGGCTGCAGTGCAGCAGGACCCCGCGGATCCAGGAGTTCTCCGCACCGGACACCGTCAGGAACAGGCCCCGGGGCGGGGCCGGCTTGTCGGCCGCGGAGACGGCGGATGCGGCGGCGGTGTCCGGTGCGGGCGACGCCGCGGCCGCCGGGACGGCGGCGGCGACGGCGAGGAGTGCCACTGCGGCGAGGGCTGCGGTGCGGTGCATCCGGTGCTCCTGGCAGGGAAGCCGGCTCACGGCCGGGACGAGGGGGCGGATCTGATCCGTGGGCGGGGCCCGGCGGACAAGGAACCGCCACCGCCCGGCGCGGCGCAACACGCCGCGCCGGGCGGTGGTGCGGACGGGTGCGCGGGATGGCCCGTACGGCCGCCCGTCTCCCTCCCCCGCGGCTCAGACGCCCGCGGCCGCCCGCCGGACCGGCTGCGGGTGGACGCAGTGCCAGCGGTGCTCCTCCTCCCCCGCCGTCGCCGCGGGAAAGGCCGTGCCGCAGGCGTCGTCGGCCTTCCAGCAGCGGGTGCGGAACGGGCACCCGGCGGGCGGCTCGGTCGCCGACGGGACGGGGCCGTGGAGCACGATGCGCTCCGACGCGTGGAGCAGGCTCGGCGTCGCCGACAGCAGCGCCTCGGTGTACGGGTGCCGGGGGCTGTCCGCCACCCGGTCCGCCGGGCCCTCCTCCACGACGCGCCCCAGGTAGAGGACGGCGAGCCGGTCGGCGAGATGGCGCACGGTCTGGATGTCGTGCGAGATGAAGACCATGCCGAGGCCGAGCCGCTCCCTGAGGTCGACCAGGAGGTTGAGCACCTGCGCCCGGACGGACACGTCGAGGGCGCTGGTGGGCTCGTCGGCGACGATCAGCTCCGGTTCGAGGGCGAGGGCACGGGCGATGGCGACGCGCTGGCGCTGGCCGCCGGAGAGACCGCCCGGCAGGGCGCCGAGGGTGTGGTCGGGCAGCCCGACCAGGTCGAGCAGTTCCTCGACCCGTGCCTCCCGCTCCCGCCCGGTGCCGCGCCCGTGCACGTCGAGCGGGTCGCGCAGGATGCGGCGGACGGTGAGGCGGGGGTTGAGGGCGGTGGACGGGTCCTGGAAGACGACGCCGACCGAGGAGCCGAAGTCGCGGCGGCGTTCGGCGCCCGGCATGTCCCACAGGTCGCGGCCGCGGAAGCGGACGCTGCCCTCGGTGGGCCGCTGGAGACCGGTGAGCACCCGGGCGAGCGTGGACTTGCCGCAGCCCGACTCGCCGACCAGGCCGACGATCTCGCCCTTGCGGACCTCCAGGGAGGCGTCGGTGAGGGCGTGGACGCTGTCCCGGCGGAACAGGCCGCCGCTGCGGGCCTTGTGGCGGACGTGGACGTGGTCGAGCGTGATCACAGGGCGCTCCTTTCCATCAGGGCCGCCTGCGCCGGGTGGTGGCAGGCGAAGCCGTGGTCGTCCGTGCCGTCGTGCGCGGCGAGCACGGGGGCGGTCTCCCGGCAGAGGCCGGTGGCCGCGGCGCACCGCGAGGCGAACCGGCAGCCGTCGCCGAAGTTCCGGGGAGCCGGGACGACGCCGCGGATCTGGTGCAGTCGCGCCGCGCCGGCCTCCAGCGAGACGACGGAGCCGAGCAGACCCCGGCTGTAGTGGTGGGCGGGGCCGGTGAGCAGGGACCGGGTGGCGCCGACCTCGGCGACCTGGCCCGCGTACATGACGGCCACCCGGTGGGCCAGGTCGCCGACGAGCGCGAGGTCGTGGGAGACGAGCACCATCGCGAAGCCGAGTTCGTCGCGCAGCCGCACCAGCAGTTCCACGACCTGCGCCTGGACGGTGACGTCGAGGGCGGTGGTCGGCTCGTCGGCGATCAGCAGACGGGGGCTGCGGGAGAGCGCCATGGCGATGAGGACGCGCTGGCGCTGGCCGCCGGAGAGTTCGTGCGGGTAGCTGCGGAGCGTGCGCTGCGGCGACAGGCCGACCAGTTCCAGGAGTTCGGCGGGCGTGCGGGTGCCGCCGCGGGCGGTCAGCTGCTTCAGCTGGGTGCCGATGAGGACGGACGGGTTCAGCGAGGACATGGCGTCCTGGTAGACCATGGCGATCTCGGGGCCCATCAGCGCCCGGCGTTCCCGCTCCGGCAGGTCGAGCAGGTTCCTGCCGCGGTACAGGATCTCGCCGCTCACCTCCGCGTTGCGGGCGAGCAGGCCCATCACGGCGAGACTGGTGATCGACTTTCCGCAGCCCGACTCGCCGACCAGGCCCAGGGTCTCGCCCTCGTGGACGGTGAAGGAGATGCCGTCGACGACGCGGACGTCGCCGTAGCGGTCGGGGAAGCGGATGGCGAGGTCGCGGACGGTGAGGAGTTCGGCGGCGCCGGGGGCGAGGGGGCGGACCGGCGGCTCGGTGGCGTGGACGCGTCCGGCCAGGACGGCGAGCGCGGCGTCGATGCCGTCCGGACCGGGGGTCGCGCTGGAGGCGGGGGGCTGCTCGGAGCCGGCGGACCCGGCGGCCTCGGCGGAGTCGGCGGAGTCGGCGGAGTCGGCGGAGTCGGCGGAGTCGGCGGCCTCCCGGGCGCCGGACCCGGCGGGGGCGGGGACGACGGCCGCAGCGGGGGCGGCCGCGAGGGCGCCGGCGCCGGGCGCCGCCGCCGGGCCCCGGTCGGGCGCCGCGGACGCGTCGGTCATGCCCTCGGAGAGGATGTTCAGCGCCAGCACGGTGACGAGCAGGCACAGTCCGGGGAAGAAGGTGGCCCACCAGCCGCCGGCGAGCAGGATCTGCCGGCCGTAGGCGAGCACGCTGCCCCAGCTGGGGTCGGGGTCCTGGACGCCCGCTCCGATGAACGACAGGCTCGCCTCGAAGATGATCGCGTCCGCGACCATCACGGTGGCGAACACCATGACCGGCGCGGCGCAGTTGACGGCGACGTGGCGGACGACGATGTGGGCGCGGCGGGCGCCGACGACCTTCTCGGCCGCCACGTAGTCCTCGCCGTACTGGGCCATGACGTTGGCACGGACGACGCGGGCGAGCGACGGTGTGTAGACGAAGGCGATGGTGAAGATGATGACCGGGACGCTGGTGCCGAACACGGCGACCAGGACGGCGGCGAGCGCGATCGGCGGGAACGACATGACGACGTCGAGGGTCCTCATCACCGACTCGTCGGCGAACCTGCGCGAGGTGGCGGCGATCGAGCCGAGCACCGCGCCGACGAGGAGGGCCAGGCCGGTGGCGCCGAGGCCGATGACGAGGGAGTAGCGCGCGCCGTGGACCACGCGGGCGAAGACGTCGCGGCCGGCCCGGTCGGTGCCGAACCAGTGCTCGGCGCCGGGTGGTTGGACGGGGGTGCCGGTGGCGAGCGGGTCCTGGGTGAGGAGCGGGGCGAACACGGCGCCGAGGACGACCGCCGCCAGGATCGCGGCGGCGACCCGTGAGGTGAGCGGCAGCTTCCGGAAGACGGTTCCGGGGCGGGAGAGGGTGCTGGCGAGCCTGCCGGGAGTGAACATCTCACACCGTCCTGATGCGCGGGTTGACCAGCAGGTAGAGCAGGTCGACGATGACGTTGACGACGAGGAACGCGACGGCGATGAAGAGCACCGTGCCCTGGACCAGGGCGACGTCCCCGCCGGTGACGCCTTCGAGGATCAGCTTGCCCATGCCGGGCAGGTCGAAGATGGCCTCGATGACGACGGCGCCGCTGAGCATGTAGCCGACCTTGATGCCGAGTACGGTCAGCGGGGTGACCAGGGCGTTGCGCAGCACGGAGCGGATCACCAGGGAGGGCGGCAGGCCGTTGCCGCGGGCGGTCCGGACGTAGTCCCGGTCGAGTTCGGCCACCATCGAGGTGCGTACGAGGCGGGCGAGGGACGCGGCCACGGGGACGGCGAGGGACACGGCCGGCAGGGTCATGGTCTTCAGGAAGCCGGTGAGGGACTCGGCCGGGTTCACGTAGCCGCCGGTCGGGAAGAGCGGGGTGTTGAGCGCGAACTGCTGGATGAGCAGCACTCCGAGCCAGAAGGACGGGATCGCCACACCGGCCATCGACAGCACGCGGAACACCTGGTCCGGCCAGCGGTCGCGGTACACGGCGCCGGTGACGCCGAGGACCACGGCCAGGACCACGGCGAGGGCGAGGCCCATCAGGGTCAGCTGGAGCGTCAGCGGGAAGGCGGCCGCGATGCGGTCGGCGACGGGCTGGCTGGGCGGCACGGTGACGCCGAGGTCGCCGCGCAGGAGTTGGCCGATGAAGTCGACGTAGCGCAGGGGCAGCGGGTCGTCGAGCCCGTGCTCAGCGGCGAAGGCGGCACGCGCCTCGGGGGTCGCGCTCTCGCCGAGCGCGTTGTAGGCCGGGTCCACCGGCGAGAACTGGAGCACCACGAAGACCAGCAGCGCGATGCCGAGGATCATCACCGGCATCATCGCGATACGGCGCAGCGCGAGCCGGAGGAAAGCAACCATCGTCGGG
It encodes the following:
- a CDS encoding type 1 glutamine amidotransferase; translation: MSDSSLRLVWVYPDLLSTYGDQGNALVVERRARQRGLDVMRIDVRSDQPVPTSGDIYLIGGGEDRPQRLAAERLRRDGGLSRAASNGAIIFSVCAGYQILGHEFINDLGEREPGLGLIDVISTRGEGERCVGDVLADIDPQFGLPQLTGFENHQGITHLGPTARPFARTVIGRGNGTGDGTEGAYNDTVFGTYMHGPVMARNPQIADLLLKLALDVNALPPTDDRWYEALRAERIASATQPV
- a CDS encoding 6-phosphofructokinase — translated: MRIGVLTSGGDCPGLNAVIRSVVHRAVVDHGDEVIGFHDGWKGLLECDYRKLDLDAVSGILARGGTILGSSRVQPAHLVDGVERARGHVADLGLDAIIPIGGEGTLKAATLLSDAGLPIVGVPKTIDNDIASTDVTFGFDTAVGVATEALDRLKTTAESHQRVLIVEVMGRHTGWIALHSGMAAGAHAIVVPERPFDIEELTARVGERFSKGKKFAIVVVAEGAKPREGSMQWDEGGKDIYGHERFAGVARQLSIELEHRLGKEARPVILGHVQRGGTPTAYDRVLATRFGWHAVEAVHRGEFGMLTALRGTDITMVPLAEATQTLKTVPADRYAEAECVL
- a CDS encoding cytochrome c oxidase assembly protein, with the protein product MDHSGHGMTMDLPPFTLGRGLAFSPDPYFLAGCLLALGLYAWGVVRLRRRGDAWPVSRTVLFTAGVLSVALVTCTGLNDYGMVMFSVHMVQHMVISMLSPIVLLLGAPITLALRALPVAGRGRTGPRELLLKLLHSRYMRVVTHPVFTIPLFIASLYGLYFTPLFDFLMGSKPGHVAMMLHFLAVGLVFFWPIMGVDPGPHRPGYVMRMLELFAGMPFHAFFGIALMMASEPMVQSYANPPASLGIDALSDQNAAGGIAWAFSEIPSVLVLIALVFQWYRSEQRVAKRRDRAADRDGDKELEAYNAYLASLQARGGR
- a CDS encoding SSI family serine proteinase inhibitor gives rise to the protein MHRTAALAAVALLAVAAAVPAAAASPAPDTAAASAVSAADKPAPPRGLFLTVSGAENSWIRGVLLHCSPQPSGPHPDAAGACGALDEARGDLDRLPGDPHPCTKQYDPVTVSATGAWRGRPTAWHKTFANACELSTATGALFRF
- a CDS encoding oligopeptide/dipeptide ABC transporter ATP-binding protein, translated to MITLDHVHVRHKARSGGLFRRDSVHALTDASLEVRKGEIVGLVGESGCGKSTLARVLTGLQRPTEGSVRFRGRDLWDMPGAERRRDFGSSVGVVFQDPSTALNPRLTVRRILRDPLDVHGRGTGREREARVEELLDLVGLPDHTLGALPGGLSGGQRQRVAIARALALEPELIVADEPTSALDVSVRAQVLNLLVDLRERLGLGMVFISHDIQTVRHLADRLAVLYLGRVVEEGPADRVADSPRHPYTEALLSATPSLLHASERIVLHGPVPSATEPPAGCPFRTRCWKADDACGTAFPAATAGEEEHRWHCVHPQPVRRAAAGV
- a CDS encoding dipeptide/oligopeptide/nickel ABC transporter permease/ATP-binding protein, with product MFTPGRLASTLSRPGTVFRKLPLTSRVAAAILAAVVLGAVFAPLLTQDPLATGTPVQPPGAEHWFGTDRAGRDVFARVVHGARYSLVIGLGATGLALLVGAVLGSIAATSRRFADESVMRTLDVVMSFPPIALAAVLVAVFGTSVPVIIFTIAFVYTPSLARVVRANVMAQYGEDYVAAEKVVGARRAHIVVRHVAVNCAAPVMVFATVMVADAIIFEASLSFIGAGVQDPDPSWGSVLAYGRQILLAGGWWATFFPGLCLLVTVLALNILSEGMTDASAAPDRGPAAAPGAGALAAAPAAAVVPAPAGSGAREAADSADSADSADSADSAEAAGSAGSEQPPASSATPGPDGIDAALAVLAGRVHATEPPVRPLAPGAAELLTVRDLAIRFPDRYGDVRVVDGISFTVHEGETLGLVGESGCGKSITSLAVMGLLARNAEVSGEILYRGRNLLDLPERERRALMGPEIAMVYQDAMSSLNPSVLIGTQLKQLTARGGTRTPAELLELVGLSPQRTLRSYPHELSGGQRQRVLIAMALSRSPRLLIADEPTTALDVTVQAQVVELLVRLRDELGFAMVLVSHDLALVGDLAHRVAVMYAGQVAEVGATRSLLTGPAHHYSRGLLGSVVSLEAGAARLHQIRGVVPAPRNFGDGCRFASRCAAATGLCRETAPVLAAHDGTDDHGFACHHPAQAALMERSAL
- a CDS encoding ABC transporter permease is translated as MVAFLRLALRRIAMMPVMILGIALLVFVVLQFSPVDPAYNALGESATPEARAAFAAEHGLDDPLPLRYVDFIGQLLRGDLGVTVPPSQPVADRIAAAFPLTLQLTLMGLALAVVLAVVLGVTGAVYRDRWPDQVFRVLSMAGVAIPSFWLGVLLIQQFALNTPLFPTGGYVNPAESLTGFLKTMTLPAVSLAVPVAASLARLVRTSMVAELDRDYVRTARGNGLPPSLVIRSVLRNALVTPLTVLGIKVGYMLSGAVVIEAIFDLPGMGKLILEGVTGGDVALVQGTVLFIAVAFLVVNVIVDLLYLLVNPRIRTV